One part of the Capricornis sumatraensis isolate serow.1 chromosome 13, serow.2, whole genome shotgun sequence genome encodes these proteins:
- the LOC138089987 gene encoding trace amine-associated receptor 4-like, which translates to MNSLDRWNPSEVQFCFALVNNSCPRNLRSGLSACALYVVMIGAIVMTMLGNLVVIISIAHFKQLHSPTNFLILSMATTDFLLSCVVMPFSMIRSIESCWYFGDLFCKAHSCCDIMLCTTSIFHLCFIAVDRYYAVCDPLHYVTKITISLVGVFLFISWSIPIFFAFGLVFSELNIIGAEDFVAAIDCTGLCVLIFNKLWGVLASFIAFFLPGTVMVGIYIHIFTVARKHAKQIGTGSMMKHVGSESKMKASTKTESKATKTLSIVMGVFVLCWLPFFVLTITDPFVNFTTPEDLYNVFLWLGYFNSAFNPIIYGMFYPWFRKALRTVISGMIFHPDSSNLSIFPACA; encoded by the coding sequence ATGAATTCACTGGACCGTTGGAACCCTTCAGAAGTCCAATTCTGCTTTGCTCTGGTGAACAATTCATGCCCGAGAAACCTGAGGTCTGGGCTGAGTGCCTGCGCCTTGTATGTTGTCATGATCGGTGCCATAGTAATGACCATGCTGGGCAACCTGGTTGTGATCATTTCCATTGCCCACTTCAAGCAGCTCCACTCCCCCACCAACTTCCTGATCCTCTCCATGGCCACCACTGACTTCTTGCTGAGCTGTGTGGTCATGCCCTTCAGTATGATCCGGTCCATTGAGTCCTGCTGGTACTTTGGAGATCTCTTCTGCAAAGCCCACAGCTGCTGTGACATCATGCTCTGCACCACCTCCATTTTTCACCTCTGCTTCATCGCGGTGGACCGCTACTATGCTGTTTGTGACCCTTTACATTATGTCACCAAAATTACCATCTCCCTTGTAGGAGTCTTTCTATTCATCAGTTGGTCTATTCCCATCTTTTTTGCTTTTGGCCTGGTATTCTCAGAATTAAACATAATTGGTGCAGAAGACTTTGTTGCAGCCATTGACTGTACAGGTTTATGTGTGCTGATATTTAACAAGCTCTGGGGGGTGCTGGCCTCCTTTATAGCCTTCTTTCTCCCTGGGACGGTAATGGTGGGAATTTACATACATATTTTCACAGTAGCCAGGAAGCATGCTAAGCAAATTGGCACAGGTTCTATGATGAAACACGTTGGGTCAGAAAGCAAAATGAAGGCATCAACCAAAACAGAAAGCAAGGCCACCAAGACTTTGAGCATCGTCATGGGCGTATTTGTGTTGTGTTGGCTGCCCTTTTTTGTCTTGACAATCACAGACCCTTTCGTTAATTTTACAACGCCTGAAGATTTGTACAATGTTTTTCTCTGGTTGGGCTATTTTAATTCCGCTTTCAATCCCATTATATATGGTATGTTTTATCCTTGGTTTCGCAAGGCGTTGAGGACAGTCATCTCAGGAATGATCTTCCACCCTGACTCTTCCAACCTAAGCATATTTCCTGCATGTGCTTAG
- the LOC138089830 gene encoding trace amine-associated receptor 3 translates to MDLTYIPEDLSSCPKFGNKSCPPTNRHFHIRVIMYSIMIGAMFITIFGNLVIIISISHFKQLHSPTNFLILSMATTDFLLGLVIMPYSMVRSVESCWYLGDGFCKFHTSFDMMLSLTSIFHLCSIAIDRFYAVCYPLHYTTTMTISMVKWLLAFCWSAPALFSFGLVLSKANVSGMQNYEILVACFNFCALAFNKFWGTILFTTCFFTPGSVMVGIYGKIFIVSRRHARVIDNMPGNTKGEVRKNLSKKKDRKAAKTLGIVMGVFLACWLPCFLAVLIDPYLGYSTPMKVLDLLVWLGYFNSTCNPLIHGFFYPWFRKALKYIVSGKIFSSHSESANLFPEAH, encoded by the coding sequence ATGGATCTAACGTATATTCCTGAAGATTTATCCAGTTGTccaaaatttggaaataaatccTGTCCTCCCACCAACCGCCATTTTCATATTCGAGTAATAATGTACTCAATTATGATCGGAGCCATGTTCATCACTATCTTTGGAAACTTGGTTATAATCATTTCCATATCGCATTTCAAGCAGCTTCATTCTCCAACAAATTTTCTGATCCTCTCCATGGCAACCACAGACTTTCTGCTGGGTTTGGTCATTATGCCATATAGCATGGTGCGATCAGTAGAGAGCTGCTGGTATTTGGGGGATGGCTTTTGTAAATTCCACACAAGCTTTGACATGATGCTAAGTCTGACCTCCATTTTCCACCTCTGCTCCATTGCTATTGATAGATTTTATGCTGTGTGTTACCCTCTACACTACACAACCACAATGACCATCTCCATGGTAAAGTGGCTGCTGGCATTTTGCTGGTCAGCccctgctcttttttcttttggtttagtTCTATCCAAGGCCAATGTTTCTGGTATGCAGAACTATGAGATTCTTGTTGCTTGCTTCAATTTCTGTGCACTTGCTTTCAACAAATTTTGGGGGACAATATTGTTCACTACATGTTTTTTTACTCCTGGCTCCGTTATGGTTGGTAtttatggaaaaatatttattgtttccaGACGACATGCTCGAGTTATAGACAACATGCCTGGAAACACAAAGGGGGAAGTGAGAAAAAACTTATCCAAGAAAAAGGATCGCAAAGCAGCCAAGACCCTGGGCATAGTAATGGGTGTGTTTCTAGCTTGCTGGTTGCCTTGTTTCCTTGCTGTTTTGATTGACCCATATCTAGGCTACTCCACTCCCATGAAAGTACTTGATCTTTTAGTGTGGCTTGGGTACTTCAACTCCACTTGCAATCCTCTCATTCACGGCTTCTTTTATCCATGGTTTCGGAAAGCTCTTAAATATATAGTGTCAGGAAAAATATTTAGCTCCCATTCAGAAAGTGCAAATCTGTTTCCTGAAGCACATTAA